DNA from Campylobacter concisus:
ATAAACTCTAGCGTTTTTGGCGTACCACAAGTCGTAAATGTCAAAATAATAGGCAAATTTAACCCACTTTTTGCCACGCTTGTTAGTAAATTTTTAGCCAAATTTATATCAAAAACCGCCTGTGAGATGAAAAATTTTGCTCCCATTTTGGCCTTTTGGCTCATCCTTTGCTCTTCATCACCCTTTTTAGCGTGCCTCTCAGCTATGCAAACACCACCCACTACAAGCTCTTTAAACTCGTCTCTAGCGATCTCATAAGCACGCTCTAGGCTCATTTTGGGCTCTACTTTACCAGAAGCAACGCCAACAAAAACATTTATATCGCTACTACTTTTGGCTAAATTTGCTCTAAATTCACTCTCATTATATTTATTCGCGACCCTATAAAAGATGCTTGGCGTCTTTAAATTTAGATATTTTGAGTAGTAAATTTCAGGGCTTAATGTATCACTAAATTCAAAAGTTCGCTCGCTTTTTATACGGCTACTTTCATCTTGGATCTCATAAAGCACCAAGCCATCAGCCTGCACGTCCGTGATCCTCTTGTTCCACTTTGCGGCGATCTCTTTAAGCTTCGCCTCGTCAAATTCAGCC
Protein-coding regions in this window:
- a CDS encoding DNA-binding protein; this translates as MLKDKIINNESGIVLYGLTPPKAEFDEAKLKEIAAKWNKRITDVQADGLVLYEIQDESSRIKSERTFEFSDTLSPEIYYSKYLNLKTPSIFYRVANKYNESEFRANLAKSSSDINVFVGVASGKVEPKMSLERAYEIARDEFKELVVGGVCIAERHAKKGDEEQRMSQKAKMGAKFFISQAVFDINLAKNLLTSVAKSGLNLPIILTFTTCGTPKTLEFIKWLGISVDEKSEKRMLGSGDLLATASQICLENFAELYEFAKKLGINIGVNVESVMAKRAEIEASLELTHKMREVF